The Phaeodactylum tricornutum CCAP 1055/1 chromosome 6, whole genome shotgun sequence region TACGGTATAAGCACCAAGAGTTTTCTCGAAAAGAAAGAATTAATCAAAGCATTGGAAACGGCCAGAAAGCAGAGAAACATTCCTTACAACGATGTGAACGGGAGTGGTAATAAGGATAGAACAGGATGGGGCAGCCGTAAAACGAAAGTCGGCAAAAAAGACGAAGGTAAAAACAACGGCATCCCGTCCCGTGAAGAGCGACTAGCGACAGAAATGGAAAATGCCAAAACTATGAAGGTCGGAGACCTGAAAAAAGAGCTTCAAAATCTGGGGGTATCTACACGATCATTCTTTGAAAAGACCGAATTTGTCAAGGCCTATGCGGAAGCAATTGTAGACGGGGCAGAAAAGGCAGCTGGTAAAAAAAAGGAAGCGTATGATGCATCGTATAGAGATGTGTCGATGCAGAAGATGGACAGCAAAAATCCGCGGCTGCTCCAAGGTACCATTATTGATGTGCAGCTATAATCCTAGACAGGTGAGACTTCGGCAGGCTCCTTCGAACTCAGAATTCAACATGATACTAGTCACAGTAGTTGGAGTCTTTTGCATGACCGCGTCACCTGTTTATGGGGTGTGTTTTAGAAAATGATTTTGCACGTTTACGAACCCTCTTCCGAATGCTCAGTCGACCTCAACTTGGAATTTACCCATATCAGGGGGCCTACCACAGCGCACATCGTCAATGGCGTCCACAACAGCTTTGCACATCAGGTTGTAGCTGTAATAAGTGTAACCTCCAACGTGAGGTGTAAACAACACATTAGCATGGCGGCTCAAATCGTCGTCTGGGTCCCAAGGTTCTGACGGTTTCACAGGATGTCCAACTCCAACGTCCGAAGCGTAACCGCCTACTCGACCTGAATTCAAAGCCCGCCAAACCGCACTATGCTCCACACGTGGGCCTCTCCCAATATTCACCACAAGCGAG contains the following coding sequences:
- a CDS encoding predicted protein; protein product: MEYEGGSRKSLRGSMTSKLRIVGLAFFFMKQTSGFVILQPPATFARISSVQLFSVPNAQEMKAGEIRSELESYGISTKSFLEKKELIKALETARKQRNIPYNDVNGSGNKDRTGWGSRKTKVGKKDEGKNNGIPSREERLATEMENAKTMKVGDLKKELQNLGVSTRSFFEKTEFVKAYAEAIVDGAEKAAGKKKEAYDASYRDVSMQKMDSKNPRLLQGTIIDVQL